A window of uncultured Methanoregula sp. genomic DNA:
TCCCATCATCTTTGCTCTCGCCCACCCGATGCCGGAGATCCTCCCCCACGATGCCATCCAGGCCGGGGCGGCGATTGTCGGCACCGGGCGCGGGGAGTATCCCAACCAGATCAATTATGCCCTGGCATTCCCGGGAATCTTCCGGGGGGCACTGGATGTCTGTGCATCCCGGATATCGGATGAGATGAAAGTTGCAGCAGCACATGCTCTTGCGGGATATATCAGAAATCCAAGAAAAGACCGGATCCTGCCCAGGATTCTCAACAGGAATGTCGTGACCACGGTCGCAAAAGCAGTAAGCGAAGCTGCCATTGCAAGCGGTTGTGCACGCACCATTGAATGAAGGGTAAAAAAAGGTTGAATTATACGAGCTCGACCTGGATGCCGCCAATCTTGCTCGCGAAGATATTGTACAGGAATGCCATGATAGCCCCGCAGATAAAACCAAGGATGGCAAAGACGATCGGGAAGATGATGATACTCATCAGACCGAACGCCTCAAGGCCGGCCATGCCCTTGTTGTACCCGATTGCAACTCCCATCATTGCGAAGAGCACGCCGTAAACAAGTCCCATTACAATACCGAAAAGGGCCTGGATCTTTGCCCAGGACATAATATCAATGCTTTTAATGACTGCCATTAGTGCACCTACGTATGATTATAAAAAACACCTCTAAAAAGGCTTGCGTATTGCATCCGGTTTCAGGGTTTCATTATCCGGCAGACCGTCTCCATAAGAGCATGGTGGCGGCAGAGGTGCTCCATGAACTCCCTGCTGCGTTCCCCTTCGGGAAGCGGCTGCCAGTCAATCCTGCAGTCCGTATCCCAGAGAATGAGACCTTCGGCGGGAGCGGGTTGCAGGGGCCGGTCTGTTTCTGACAGGAGAAGACGGGATATCAGGTCTTCGTCCTCGCCATTCCCGATCCGGAGCAGTGCCGAGGCCATGCACCGGACCTGGTGCCAGAGGAAACTTTCAGCAGTGACTTCGAGGAAGGCAAAATTATTCTCCATCCTGACCCGGGCAGAGTGGATGGTCCGCAGCGGGTTCTTGTCCTGCACTCTTGCAAAATTCGAGAAATTATGCGTTCCAAGAAATTGTCCTGCAGCCCGGTCCATGGCAGCGATATCTGCCGG
This region includes:
- a CDS encoding DUF3566 domain-containing protein — encoded protein: MAVIKSIDIMSWAKIQALFGIVMGLVYGVLFAMMGVAIGYNKGMAGLEAFGLMSIIIFPIVFAILGFICGAIMAFLYNIFASKIGGIQVELV
- the truA gene encoding tRNA pseudouridine(38-40) synthase TruA; amino-acid sequence: MEEDKEDHASRAAPVRLAFRVSYLGSRFFGSQMQASERTVEGEFVAACQRISLFDDWRKAGFLFAGRTDRGVHAIGQVAAFTTREPARAVSVINTQLPPDCWCTGYSEVSPQFHPRFDARSRTYRYYFAGMPADIAAMDRAAGQFLGTHNFSNFARVQDKNPLRTIHSARVRMENNFAFLEVTAESFLWHQVRCMASALLRIGNGEDEDLISRLLLSETDRPLQPAPAEGLILWDTDCRIDWQPLPEGERSREFMEHLCRHHALMETVCRIMKP